The following coding sequences are from one Myxococcales bacterium window:
- a CDS encoding acyl-CoA/acyl-ACP dehydrogenase — MRLSELQQERLRRARSFADGELAPNATLVDQSDTTPAALLETVRREGLLGRALPAEWGGGGYDPVSHGVELAEVGRVSSTLRSLLTVHDMSTQAVLRFGTQAQKAELLPHLCSGEKLIAFALTEPESSSATQVLQTRAAREGRDLILTGVKTWVTFGAVADCFLVFADCEGRSVALVVERNTPGIEVLPIHDVLGTRGSMLASIRFHGVKVPKDRQIGADGAGINFVASVALDQGRFSVAWGSVGILAACLHACVSYAKLRAQGDAKLGDHQLVKRQLADMLVEHSAARALCMRAACLRAERDPRSPMETSLAKYHASASAMRVAAAAVHLHGANGCSSDYPVSRYLRDATIMGIVEGTHEMHQLALGSYALREPYFLD, encoded by the coding sequence ATGCGGCTGTCCGAGCTTCAGCAAGAGCGCCTCAGACGGGCCCGATCGTTCGCAGACGGGGAGCTCGCACCCAACGCCACGCTGGTGGATCAAAGCGACACCACACCCGCTGCCCTTCTCGAGACCGTGAGGCGCGAAGGCTTGCTCGGTCGGGCGTTGCCCGCCGAGTGGGGTGGGGGAGGCTACGATCCCGTCAGCCACGGGGTGGAACTCGCTGAGGTAGGGCGGGTTTCTTCGACATTGAGGAGCCTTCTCACCGTTCACGATATGTCAACGCAGGCCGTCTTGCGCTTCGGAACACAGGCGCAGAAAGCGGAGCTCCTCCCTCACCTTTGTTCGGGAGAAAAGCTCATCGCGTTCGCCTTGACCGAGCCCGAGTCGAGCAGCGCCACTCAGGTGTTGCAAACCCGGGCCGCTCGAGAGGGGCGTGACCTCATTCTGACGGGCGTGAAGACATGGGTCACATTCGGCGCCGTCGCTGATTGTTTCCTGGTATTTGCAGATTGCGAGGGGCGTTCGGTGGCACTCGTGGTCGAACGAAACACACCAGGAATCGAGGTGCTTCCCATCCATGACGTGCTCGGCACCAGAGGCTCGATGCTTGCGAGCATACGCTTTCATGGTGTGAAGGTTCCGAAAGACAGACAGATCGGCGCGGATGGTGCCGGGATCAACTTCGTCGCGAGTGTGGCGCTCGATCAGGGGCGCTTTTCCGTTGCCTGGGGCAGTGTCGGAATCCTCGCAGCCTGCCTTCACGCATGTGTCTCATACGCGAAGTTGCGTGCACAAGGTGACGCAAAGCTTGGGGATCACCAATTGGTCAAGCGGCAGCTGGCCGACATGCTGGTGGAGCACTCCGCGGCACGGGCGCTCTGCATGCGCGCCGCTTGCCTTCGAGCCGAGCGTGACCCGCGGTCCCCCATGGAGACCTCCCTGGCAAAGTATCATGCCTCCGCGTCTGCGATGCGGGTAGCTGCCGCGGCGGTTCACCTTCACGGTGCGAACGGATGCTCCAGCGACTACCCCGTCAGTCGATACTTGCGTGACGCTACGATCATGGGAATCGTGGAAGGCACGCATGAGATGCATCAACTGGCTTTGGGCTCGTACGCACTCCGAGAACCCTACTTTCTAGACTAA
- a CDS encoding acyl carrier protein has translation MTAAKERIREYFEATIHQRVGDADDIFALGLVDSMFGLQLVTFVENRFGIVVDGDELNIDNFSSINALSAFVEAKTSAAAGGA, from the coding sequence ATGACGGCAGCCAAGGAAAGGATCCGGGAGTACTTCGAAGCGACGATTCATCAGCGGGTAGGAGACGCGGACGATATTTTCGCCCTCGGACTTGTCGACTCGATGTTTGGCCTGCAGTTGGTCACCTTCGTCGAGAACCGGTTTGGAATCGTCGTTGACGGCGACGAGCTCAACATCGACAACTTCTCCTCAATCAACGCGCTTTCGGCGTTCGTCGAGGCCAAGACCTCCGCCGCGGCCGGCGGAGCCTAG
- a CDS encoding alpha-hydroxy-acid oxidizing protein gives MADHATTNPRAALAVGELRAAAKKIVATPIFDYIDCGAGTGRTLRGNQRDLGRLALVPRCFRNVAAPELRMSVFGRTFAAPLGFSPTAFHRLVHSEGEIATARASRSLGLPMISSCMSSIPLETVAEASGGADLWLQTYLFKDRGITLELLDRAERAGYRAVVVTAGCPVPGHRPRNIRNRFSLPPDVGAANFPRVDRVDFNNPVHSVGVELDPSSTWQDLGWLRSKSKLPVVVKGIMSARDIPALIDLDLAGVMVSNHGGRQLDGALSTIRALGRVVEAVAGRMPVFIDGGFRTGVDALKALILGATGVFLGRPILWALATGGQAGIESSMNLLMEDLRRAMQLAGCPDLASARPDAAHLLEFT, from the coding sequence GTGGCAGACCACGCAACGACGAACCCTCGAGCGGCCCTGGCCGTTGGGGAGCTCCGCGCGGCAGCAAAAAAGATCGTTGCGACCCCGATCTTCGACTACATCGACTGCGGCGCCGGGACGGGGCGCACCCTCCGAGGGAACCAGCGCGATCTCGGCCGACTCGCCCTGGTTCCACGGTGTTTCAGAAACGTCGCGGCACCAGAGCTGCGCATGTCCGTGTTCGGTCGCACCTTTGCTGCTCCCCTGGGCTTCAGCCCGACAGCCTTCCACCGGCTGGTTCACTCCGAAGGGGAGATTGCAACCGCGCGCGCCTCGCGAAGTCTGGGACTTCCCATGATCTCGAGTTGTATGTCCAGCATCCCGCTCGAGACCGTAGCGGAGGCCTCTGGTGGCGCGGACCTTTGGCTTCAGACCTACCTTTTCAAGGACCGCGGGATCACGCTCGAGCTGCTCGACAGGGCTGAGCGAGCGGGCTACAGGGCCGTGGTCGTGACGGCGGGATGTCCCGTCCCAGGACACCGCCCACGCAACATCCGCAATCGGTTCAGTCTTCCCCCGGACGTTGGTGCGGCCAACTTTCCTCGGGTGGACCGCGTCGACTTCAACAACCCCGTGCACTCTGTCGGGGTGGAGCTGGACCCGTCGAGCACATGGCAGGATCTTGGCTGGCTCCGTTCGAAATCTAAGCTCCCCGTGGTAGTCAAAGGGATCATGAGCGCACGAGACATCCCCGCTCTGATTGACCTCGATCTGGCGGGTGTCATGGTCTCGAACCACGGCGGCAGGCAGCTCGACGGCGCCCTTTCCACGATCCGTGCACTTGGGAGAGTCGTCGAGGCGGTTGCGGGCAGGATGCCTGTGTTCATCGATGGAGGCTTCCGGACAGGGGTCGATGCGCTCAAGGCTCTCATTCTCGGGGCGACGGGCGTTTTTCTCGGGCGCCCTATCCTCTGGGCTCTGGCCACCGGCGGGCAGGCAGGCATCGAGAGCTCCATGAACCTGCTGATGGAAGATCTACGCCGGGCGATGCAGCTGGCCGGCTGTCCGGACCTCGCGAGTGCACGCCCTGACGCCGCCCATCTGCTCGAGTTCACGTAA
- a CDS encoding HAD-IIIC family phosphatase, producing the protein MSLELTHSNSRVPLLKCVVWDLDDTIWEGTLLEGGGDALRLGVAELIKGLDARGVLQSIASRNDSSAMERLRSFGLDRYFLYPRFSWGRKSESLKEIASALNIGVDSLAFVDDQPFERDEVSACLPGVLTVDAGDLSRLLRDPRLPTGGTTEARQRRQLYQAEINRRVGEETFQGGREAFLRELGMVVTIRPANDDDLARAEELTSRTSQMNTTGRVYTARELHDMSRSSAHLVWVAELDDRYGGSGVVGLAVVTLERGLWVLELLITSCRVVSRGVGGVMLSCLLERAKAAGVRLQALFIPNEKNRISYVTYKFAGFLEAQTRSDVRVLEHPLVEIRPVPAHVAVVVKG; encoded by the coding sequence ATGAGCCTCGAGCTTACTCACAGCAACAGCAGGGTTCCGCTGCTCAAGTGCGTCGTATGGGATCTCGACGATACGATCTGGGAGGGAACCCTCCTCGAAGGTGGTGGCGATGCGCTGAGGTTGGGCGTTGCTGAGCTCATCAAGGGTCTAGATGCTCGGGGTGTGTTGCAGTCCATCGCCAGTCGGAACGACTCGTCAGCCATGGAGAGGCTGCGTTCCTTTGGGCTCGATCGGTACTTTCTTTATCCCCGGTTCTCCTGGGGTCGCAAGTCGGAGTCCTTGAAAGAGATCGCTTCGGCCCTGAATATCGGCGTGGACAGCTTGGCGTTCGTTGACGATCAACCCTTCGAGCGTGACGAGGTGAGCGCCTGCCTTCCTGGCGTGCTGACTGTGGACGCGGGGGATCTCAGTCGGTTGCTGCGTGACCCACGCTTGCCCACGGGGGGGACGACGGAGGCCAGGCAGCGGAGGCAGCTCTACCAGGCTGAGATCAACCGCAGAGTCGGCGAGGAGACGTTCCAGGGAGGTCGGGAGGCCTTTTTGCGGGAGCTCGGGATGGTCGTGACGATTCGCCCTGCGAACGATGATGACCTTGCAAGAGCCGAGGAGTTGACGTCCCGAACGAGCCAAATGAACACCACTGGCAGGGTGTACACCGCACGAGAGCTCCACGACATGTCGAGGTCCTCCGCCCATCTCGTTTGGGTCGCGGAGCTCGACGATCGCTACGGTGGATCCGGTGTCGTTGGTTTGGCGGTCGTCACGCTCGAGCGGGGACTATGGGTCTTGGAGCTGCTCATCACCTCATGTCGTGTCGTGAGCAGGGGCGTGGGGGGGGTGATGCTGAGTTGCCTTCTCGAGCGCGCCAAAGCGGCAGGTGTCCGCCTTCAGGCGCTGTTCATCCCGAACGAGAAAAACCGCATCTCCTACGTCACCTACAAGTTCGCGGGATTCCTCGAGGCGCAGACACGGAGTGACGTGCGCGTCCTCGAGCATCCGTTAGTCGAGATTCGGCCTGTTCCCGCCCACGTTGCCGTCGTGGTCAAGGGGTGA
- a CDS encoding DUF1552 domain-containing protein — MLIKTKLTGPEAKALSRRHFLHGAGFTIALPLFASLVPRRVDAAAAAPCRFIIWWFPDGSIEDKFNGNDKQGGLDPDSTAAAKWFPTGSETNFTMAKLSKPLEEVKSDLVMLQGINHRQWGNGANCPHVAGPRFSLTSDGPDSIDQAIGKRMKTRFRTLELGIGSWIDGQEASNAGRIHRKDGQWIAPQIDPNKVFADLFAGGAGGSPGNAEDLARLQKKRKSVLDSAVEEINSLSGKLSKGDKDHLAFYATSIRDAETSLVALNEGVKEELADTCKTPGFANDLPGIVGAEKTGGSAPQFPKIAELQMKLTKLAFQCDLTRVVTLFFEKGRSGQVYSQFLDLPKKNLGTHDYAHTWWREKARETSWEMVHLWRAELLRQFVKDLKATPDFDGKTLYDNLILVKTSEISTGVHGWKDIPMLVAGRGAGKIRTGRYLRSGGAKSSQVWMSVVKAMGVSEIKSFPEASSPHSSSEGLAGLVD; from the coding sequence GTGCTGATCAAAACCAAACTGACTGGCCCCGAAGCCAAGGCCTTGTCCCGACGCCACTTCCTTCACGGAGCCGGCTTCACCATTGCCCTGCCGCTCTTCGCATCGCTTGTGCCGCGGCGGGTGGACGCCGCTGCAGCGGCTCCTTGCCGCTTCATCATCTGGTGGTTCCCCGATGGCAGCATCGAGGACAAGTTCAACGGAAACGACAAGCAGGGCGGCCTGGACCCTGACTCCACGGCGGCCGCAAAGTGGTTTCCCACCGGCAGCGAGACCAACTTCACGATGGCCAAGCTGTCGAAGCCGCTCGAAGAGGTCAAGAGCGACCTGGTCATGCTCCAGGGCATCAATCACCGGCAGTGGGGGAACGGCGCCAATTGCCCGCACGTGGCGGGCCCTCGCTTCAGCCTCACCAGCGACGGACCTGATTCGATCGACCAGGCGATCGGCAAGCGCATGAAGACGCGTTTCCGCACGCTCGAGCTGGGCATTGGGTCCTGGATCGACGGCCAGGAAGCGAGCAACGCCGGCCGCATCCACCGCAAAGACGGCCAGTGGATCGCGCCCCAGATCGACCCCAACAAGGTGTTCGCCGACTTGTTCGCAGGCGGCGCCGGCGGTTCACCGGGAAACGCGGAGGATCTGGCGCGCCTTCAGAAGAAGCGCAAGAGCGTGCTCGACAGCGCGGTGGAAGAGATCAACAGCTTGTCGGGCAAGCTGTCCAAGGGCGACAAAGATCACCTCGCGTTTTACGCCACGTCGATTCGCGACGCGGAGACCTCGCTCGTCGCCTTGAACGAAGGCGTCAAGGAAGAGTTGGCCGACACCTGCAAGACGCCGGGCTTCGCCAACGATCTACCTGGCATCGTGGGCGCCGAGAAGACGGGCGGTTCTGCGCCTCAGTTCCCCAAGATCGCCGAGCTGCAGATGAAGCTGACGAAGCTCGCGTTTCAGTGCGACCTCACCCGCGTGGTGACGCTGTTCTTCGAGAAAGGGCGTAGCGGACAGGTCTACAGCCAGTTCCTCGACCTGCCCAAAAAGAACCTGGGCACGCACGACTACGCCCACACCTGGTGGCGGGAAAAGGCGCGCGAGACCTCGTGGGAGATGGTGCACCTGTGGCGGGCCGAGCTATTGCGGCAGTTCGTCAAGGACTTGAAGGCGACCCCGGACTTCGACGGCAAAACGCTTTACGATAACCTCATCCTGGTCAAGACCTCGGAGATCTCCACGGGCGTGCACGGCTGGAAGGACATCCCCATGCTGGTGGCGGGGCGGGGGGCCGGAAAGATCAGGACCGGCCGCTACCTGCGCTCCGGGGGGGCAAAGTCGTCGCAGGTGTGGATGAGCGTCGTCAAGGCGATGGGCGTGAGCGAGATCAAGAGCTTTCCCGAGGCCTCGTCGCCGCATAGCAGCAGTGAGGGCCTGGCGGGCCTGGTCGACTAG
- a CDS encoding DUF1592 domain-containing protein, which yields MTPDASPDEEPMGDGMGGSGGSPAGPPVGETSDDSLLPAVSASGLKCDTPKVGASFSRRLTNPEYDRTLRDLFPGFDLGTPSRELTFPADAFKGNFSNDASEQEIIQNLAKAYYGAAESVAAKVTADPDKLMGCSFGANGNDACLESFLDSFGTRAFRRPLTSDESSRLLALYEKNRPDLGAPLALASVIERILISPQFLYRLESSGGAAAKASKLDDWELASRVSYLVTGSMPDEALFADAQEGRLATDKARVRTHVVRLLGSDQAKDMVRTFFREWLTLDRLYSVTRPEDHYPTVYEGMQSDMMEEVLRFVEATVLSDSPLSFEELFTGRHTFVNARLAQHYGLTASGEAFSRIDDAGRGAGVLSKGAILTASGTEEETKAIFRGKWMRLQVLCGELPPPPDVIPPFPELDESKTSRELLALHNSSQACSGCHRLMDPLGFPFDHFDLVGQYKETEHGLAIDTSGEITVAGDANGPFDDLAGLGERLAKSRWVKECLTRELFRYSAGRVETPEDACALRAMKDAIGGAGSLREALLAYVESDAFFHRTGN from the coding sequence GTGACTCCAGATGCGTCGCCTGACGAAGAGCCCATGGGGGACGGGATGGGGGGCAGCGGAGGCTCTCCGGCAGGTCCTCCCGTGGGTGAGACGTCCGACGACAGCCTTCTGCCTGCGGTGTCCGCCAGCGGCTTGAAGTGTGACACCCCCAAGGTGGGAGCCAGTTTTTCCCGTCGCCTCACGAATCCCGAGTACGACCGCACGTTGAGGGATCTGTTTCCCGGCTTCGACCTCGGCACCCCCTCGCGCGAGCTGACGTTCCCTGCGGACGCCTTCAAAGGGAACTTCAGCAACGACGCCTCCGAGCAAGAGATCATCCAGAACCTGGCAAAGGCGTACTACGGGGCTGCCGAGTCCGTCGCGGCCAAGGTCACCGCGGATCCCGACAAGCTCATGGGCTGTAGCTTCGGCGCCAATGGCAACGACGCGTGCCTCGAGAGCTTCCTCGACAGCTTCGGCACGCGCGCGTTCCGGCGCCCTCTCACGAGCGACGAATCATCGCGTCTGCTGGCGCTCTACGAGAAGAACAGGCCAGACCTGGGCGCCCCGCTGGCGTTGGCCAGCGTGATCGAACGCATCTTGATCTCTCCTCAGTTCCTGTACCGGCTGGAAAGCTCGGGAGGAGCGGCTGCCAAGGCCTCCAAGCTCGACGATTGGGAGCTGGCCTCTCGCGTTTCGTACCTCGTCACCGGCAGCATGCCCGACGAAGCGCTCTTTGCTGACGCCCAGGAAGGCCGCTTGGCCACCGACAAGGCGCGGGTGCGGACCCACGTCGTGCGCTTGCTGGGTTCCGATCAGGCCAAGGACATGGTGCGCACCTTCTTCAGAGAGTGGCTGACGCTCGATCGTCTCTACTCCGTGACCCGTCCCGAGGATCACTACCCCACGGTCTACGAGGGTATGCAAAGCGACATGATGGAAGAGGTTCTCAGGTTCGTCGAGGCGACCGTTCTCTCCGACAGCCCTCTATCCTTCGAGGAACTCTTCACGGGCCGGCATACCTTCGTGAACGCCCGTCTTGCGCAACACTACGGGCTCACCGCAAGCGGCGAGGCCTTCTCGCGCATCGACGACGCCGGCCGGGGTGCGGGCGTGCTGTCGAAGGGCGCCATACTCACGGCCAGCGGCACAGAAGAGGAGACCAAGGCCATCTTCCGTGGCAAATGGATGCGACTTCAGGTCCTGTGTGGCGAGCTTCCGCCTCCGCCAGACGTGATTCCCCCCTTTCCCGAGCTCGACGAGTCCAAGACGTCGCGTGAGCTTCTGGCCTTGCACAACAGCTCGCAAGCCTGTTCGGGCTGCCATCGCCTGATGGACCCGCTGGGGTTTCCCTTCGATCACTTCGACTTGGTCGGCCAGTACAAGGAGACCGAGCATGGCCTTGCCATCGACACCTCGGGTGAGATCACCGTGGCGGGCGATGCCAACGGCCCGTTCGACGATCTCGCGGGACTCGGCGAGCGCCTCGCCAAGAGCCGCTGGGTCAAGGAATGTCTCACGCGCGAGCTGTTCCGATACTCCGCAGGCCGTGTGGAGACACCCGAAGACGCGTGCGCCCTGCGCGCGATGAAAGACGCCATAGGCGGCGCGGGATCTCTGCGAGAGGCCTTGCTTGCCTACGTGGAGTCCGACGCGTTCTTCCACCGAACGGGAAACTAG
- a CDS encoding GNAT family N-acetyltransferase: MLSGPAVALDALTEAHRQPLRSLADRDQSIWTYFPIGYCGAGDDFDPWFDRALAHARAGTQLPFAVVRKADGCVVGTTRFYEIVPEHRRLAIGSTWYGPDTRGTLTNFEVRLLQLTLAFERWGMNRIELITDPLNMASRAAMKLLGAVEEGRLRNHLIYKDGRIRDSIVFSIIANEWPVVRSRLLRKLGYEGFWAPSPLDHDGNVGGNRPNLD, from the coding sequence ATGCTGTCAGGACCTGCCGTCGCCCTCGACGCCTTGACGGAGGCCCATCGGCAGCCCTTGCGCTCCCTCGCCGATAGGGACCAGAGCATTTGGACTTATTTCCCCATCGGCTACTGCGGGGCTGGAGACGACTTCGATCCCTGGTTCGATCGCGCCCTGGCTCACGCACGGGCGGGCACGCAGCTTCCCTTCGCGGTCGTTCGCAAGGCCGACGGATGCGTCGTTGGCACGACGCGATTTTACGAGATTGTCCCGGAGCACCGCCGGCTCGCCATCGGGTCGACCTGGTACGGCCCGGACACGCGAGGTACCCTCACAAACTTCGAGGTGCGCCTACTCCAGCTGACCCTGGCGTTCGAGCGCTGGGGGATGAATCGGATCGAGCTCATCACGGACCCACTCAATATGGCGTCACGGGCAGCGATGAAGCTCTTGGGCGCAGTGGAGGAAGGCCGCTTGCGGAACCACTTGATTTACAAAGACGGACGAATCAGAGATTCGATTGTCTTCAGCATCATCGCCAACGAGTGGCCCGTGGTGCGGAGCCGGCTGCTGCGCAAGCTCGGATACGAAGGGTTCTGGGCGCCGTCACCCCTTGACCACGACGGCAACGTGGGCGGGAACAGGCCGAATCTCGACTAA
- a CDS encoding isocyanide synthase family protein, with translation MQRERIYQPGLNRREEPVVSSHFMNGLSRDDRLSLYDDRTFSERVVTISRRAVAEQILPVLVKASVSFGHERARAAMKRARLHHGSYGCSRPEAVGSAEAVTEVMFDRQFRRGSRETCSRRTIRDSVLARMARGLPIEMVIPALPYKFSCPLKTRGQLPDLGEVNFLLGVHEILVAVDTLYRQSASDRSGSLARFTVICDGTRFNALVNEPDEVVMRYQAGVRDWLRRLGLDHEICLLDYRADIHAQLPREIRCEKEITRRVSRERYAQVMWPAFDPRDMLGTLARVTRLDPDPERMNEKGRFVSLLESLAFTVRYRCLEPYRALPAEIFRAFYRELTSHLFRSDESLPRLDSSIVSGEEKESLREAMLLELFEAAIEYISEIKSDRDLAVDPIALCLPERVRWTIHAKPGQLGIASPSTEGKVVQPWAGTAYFKSAGNGGIRLCSLPLLALEGSGAVPVCVEEGSPHAQPLFYIDAGLGVTGIDDFISRLAVGLDRRRSN, from the coding sequence GTGCAACGAGAGCGAATCTACCAGCCAGGGCTGAACCGGCGCGAAGAGCCCGTCGTCAGTTCGCACTTCATGAACGGCCTCAGCCGGGACGACCGGCTCTCGCTCTATGACGACCGTACCTTCAGCGAGAGGGTCGTCACGATCTCTCGGCGGGCCGTCGCGGAGCAGATCCTGCCGGTCTTGGTCAAGGCCTCCGTGTCTTTTGGACACGAGCGTGCCCGGGCGGCCATGAAAAGAGCGCGTCTGCACCATGGCAGTTACGGATGCTCGCGGCCCGAGGCGGTAGGGAGCGCCGAAGCCGTGACAGAGGTCATGTTCGACCGGCAGTTCCGGCGAGGCTCGCGGGAGACATGTTCGCGCCGGACGATCCGAGACAGCGTTTTGGCGCGCATGGCTCGAGGACTCCCTATCGAAATGGTGATTCCCGCCTTACCCTACAAGTTCTCCTGCCCGCTCAAAACGCGTGGCCAGCTTCCGGATCTCGGGGAGGTCAACTTCCTGCTCGGCGTCCATGAGATCCTCGTCGCCGTGGACACCCTCTACCGACAGTCGGCGTCGGACAGGTCGGGATCGCTCGCGAGGTTCACGGTCATTTGCGATGGAACGCGCTTCAACGCCCTCGTGAACGAGCCTGACGAGGTGGTGATGCGCTACCAGGCGGGGGTACGTGACTGGCTTCGGCGGCTGGGTCTGGACCACGAGATCTGCCTGCTCGATTACCGGGCGGACATCCACGCGCAGCTTCCCAGGGAGATCCGCTGCGAGAAGGAGATAACGCGACGCGTTTCGCGAGAACGATACGCCCAAGTGATGTGGCCTGCGTTCGATCCCCGCGACATGCTCGGAACTCTCGCGAGGGTGACACGTCTCGACCCTGATCCCGAGAGGATGAACGAGAAGGGGCGATTCGTCTCGCTCCTGGAGTCGCTCGCGTTCACGGTCAGGTACCGTTGCCTCGAACCCTATAGGGCTCTTCCCGCCGAGATCTTTCGTGCCTTCTATCGAGAGCTGACGAGCCACCTCTTCCGATCGGACGAATCTCTTCCCAGGCTTGACTCATCGATCGTGTCGGGCGAAGAGAAAGAGTCGTTACGCGAAGCGATGTTGCTCGAGCTTTTCGAGGCGGCGATCGAATACATCTCGGAAATCAAGAGTGACCGAGATCTGGCGGTCGATCCCATCGCCCTGTGCCTGCCCGAACGTGTCAGGTGGACAATCCATGCCAAGCCAGGACAGCTCGGAATCGCCTCACCTTCCACGGAGGGGAAGGTGGTCCAGCCCTGGGCCGGGACAGCGTATTTCAAGTCTGCGGGGAACGGGGGGATTCGTCTGTGCAGTCTTCCCCTTCTGGCCCTCGAGGGCTCAGGGGCGGTTCCCGTTTGCGTCGAGGAAGGCTCTCCGCACGCACAGCCCCTCTTCTACATCGACGCGGGCCTGGGGGTCACAGGAATCGATGACTTCATCTCGAGGTTGGCTGTTGGGCTCGACAGGCGACGATCGAACTAA
- a CDS encoding 3-hydroxyacyl-CoA dehydrogenase family protein: MGVGVAQVLAETGHQVVLVDVDTKALARAREEIDKGLKLSALFNPQSRGANRAQVLKAIAFATNLDGVADVSFLIENVTESPVIKEPLYRRLDEVCKPECIFAANTSAIPIARLARSTSRPDRVIGLHFMNPVPRKEFVEVIVSEHTSQTTVALSLERLRLMNKKGLVVKDSPGFVSNRVLMLAINEAIALVQEGVADARGVDEIFVKCIGQKMGPLATADLIGLDTVLKTLEFLHESYAAGKYSPSALLVSMVAKGRLGRKTGAGFFDYEGSSAR, from the coding sequence ATGGGCGTAGGCGTTGCCCAAGTGCTCGCGGAAACCGGTCATCAGGTCGTCCTGGTCGATGTCGACACAAAGGCGTTGGCGCGCGCGCGAGAGGAGATCGACAAAGGCTTGAAGTTGTCGGCGCTCTTCAACCCTCAGTCGAGGGGCGCCAATCGAGCTCAGGTATTGAAGGCAATCGCCTTCGCGACGAATCTCGATGGTGTCGCAGACGTGAGCTTTCTCATCGAAAATGTGACGGAGTCTCCGGTCATCAAGGAGCCCTTGTACCGGCGGCTCGATGAGGTGTGCAAGCCGGAGTGCATTTTCGCCGCCAACACGTCTGCGATTCCCATCGCGAGATTGGCACGTTCGACAAGCAGGCCGGATCGCGTCATTGGTCTTCATTTCATGAACCCTGTCCCACGGAAGGAGTTCGTCGAGGTGATCGTTTCTGAGCACACGAGTCAGACCACGGTGGCGTTGTCCCTGGAACGGCTACGCCTGATGAACAAAAAAGGTCTGGTCGTCAAGGATTCCCCCGGGTTCGTCTCGAACCGCGTGCTCATGCTGGCGATCAACGAGGCGATTGCCCTGGTACAAGAGGGGGTTGCGGATGCGCGCGGTGTGGACGAGATCTTCGTAAAGTGCATTGGACAAAAGATGGGCCCGCTCGCCACCGCGGATCTCATCGGGCTCGATACCGTCTTGAAGACGCTCGAGTTTCTGCACGAAAGTTATGCTGCCGGGAAGTACAGTCCCAGCGCCTTGTTGGTCAGCATGGTTGCCAAAGGACGCCTTGGCCGCAAGACAGGAGCAGGGTTCTTCGATTACGAGGGGAGCAGCGCGCGATGA